Proteins encoded in a region of the Clostridium beijerinckii genome:
- a CDS encoding substrate-binding domain-containing protein: MKRKRKQIFITLFLLLILSFLLFLNNTLWHEKDIRIYNISIITRGRNSESLMIMRQGIEQAASEMNVNVSFVTLSEDNNIDEQKELIEREIKNKADAIIISPADYEKMAEPIENARKKIPIILFDSTIKSEHAQPSISCDNYKLGSSLGEELIKNGDMNKNILIIKNNLECSSVKERYNGFMSVMNRTDNKCTFWDFSEDKQTTYYNQAKSLLENNNIDVVVTFDAGLLENVSQAKKDVMGINKEKASIEIYGTGSTSKILSFLEDKVISATAIQNEFNVGYLSIKSAVYKINKKDMPNNIISSTVINTKNMYSEENQRLLFPFVR, encoded by the coding sequence GTGAAGAGAAAAAGGAAGCAAATTTTTATTACTTTATTTTTGCTATTAATATTATCTTTCTTACTTTTCTTAAATAATACATTGTGGCATGAAAAAGATATAAGGATATACAACATATCAATTATAACTAGAGGAAGAAACAGTGAAAGCTTAATGATAATGAGACAGGGGATAGAGCAGGCAGCTTCAGAAATGAATGTTAATGTAAGTTTTGTTACTTTGTCGGAAGATAATAATATTGACGAGCAGAAAGAACTTATAGAACGAGAGATAAAAAATAAGGCAGATGCAATAATTATATCGCCTGCAGATTACGAGAAAATGGCAGAACCAATAGAAAATGCTAGAAAAAAGATACCAATTATATTATTTGATTCTACTATAAAATCAGAACATGCTCAGCCTAGTATTTCTTGTGATAACTATAAGCTTGGATCTAGCTTGGGGGAAGAATTAATAAAGAACGGAGATATGAACAAGAATATTTTAATAATCAAAAACAACTTAGAGTGCAGCAGTGTAAAGGAACGATATAATGGATTCATGAGTGTTATGAATCGAACAGATAACAAATGTACATTTTGGGATTTTTCAGAAGATAAGCAGACTACTTATTATAATCAAGCTAAAAGTTTGTTAGAGAACAATAATATTGATGTTGTGGTTACATTTGATGCAGGATTATTAGAGAATGTTTCTCAAGCTAAAAAGGATGTAATGGGTATTAACAAAGAAAAAGCATCAATAGAGATATATGGGACAGGAAGTACAAGCAAAATTCTTTCTTTTTTAGAAGATAAGGTTATTAGTGCAACAGCTATTCAAAATGAATTTAATGTAGGATATCTAAGTATAAAATCAGCAGTATATAAGATTAATAAAAAAGATATGCCCAATAACATTATCTCTTCAACAGTTATAAATACAAAAAATATGTATTCGGAAGAAAATCAAAGATTATTATTCCCATTTGTTAGATAA
- a CDS encoding sensor histidine kinase, whose product MLNLFKRKIQKTINYVNSGSIQHIISISFTVIAVIGMVTVGGALYFRFITSTEEMVSEHNKSMLDQVNLNLDSYLRNMMKVSDTTYYNVIKKKDLATDTIDKEMDLLYETNKDSLISICAFSQDGEVIAASPVKQLKSSIDPRVSDWFTKAIDKKENLHFSTPHVQNLFVDPDYKYRWVVSLSRAIELTNNKKTTSGVLLVDINFSGIEQICKNANIGKSGYVYLVDREGEIIYHPRQQLIYSDLIDENNKIEAAYDDGNHIETFRGEKRLVTVKTVGYTGWKIVGITPMLDITSDYYQMSIFAVFIMSFAIFILVFLNMFVSSRIANPIRLLEKCVKKLENGVKDVDISISGSYEVQHLGKAIRSMVNQMHTLMDNIMIEQESKRKSELNALQAQINPHFLYNTLDSIIWMIENENYDGAIIMVTALAKLFRISLSKGKNIITVRDEIEHARNYLTIQNIRYKNKFTYNIEVDEKVLNYGSIKLIIQPLIENAIYHGMEFMGGDGEILVKAYAKDNELYIDVVDNGLGMLQDVANSLLTGESKIEKKSSGIGLKNVNERIQLYFGKRYGLEIYSEPDEGTTVRIHMPCVDFYEIRKREEDK is encoded by the coding sequence ATGCTTAATTTGTTTAAGAGAAAAATACAGAAGACAATAAATTACGTTAACAGCGGAAGTATACAACATATAATATCAATTTCTTTTACCGTAATAGCAGTTATAGGAATGGTTACTGTTGGAGGGGCTTTATATTTTCGTTTTATAACTTCCACTGAAGAAATGGTATCTGAGCATAATAAATCTATGTTAGATCAAGTAAATTTGAATTTAGATTCTTATCTGAGGAATATGATGAAAGTGTCTGATACCACTTATTACAATGTAATTAAGAAGAAAGATTTGGCTACAGATACCATAGATAAAGAAATGGACTTATTGTATGAAACAAATAAAGATTCACTTATAAGCATATGTGCCTTTTCGCAAGATGGGGAAGTTATAGCGGCATCTCCTGTAAAACAATTAAAAAGCTCTATTGATCCACGAGTGAGTGATTGGTTTACTAAAGCGATAGATAAGAAAGAAAATTTACATTTTTCAACACCTCATGTTCAAAATTTATTTGTAGATCCAGATTATAAATATCGTTGGGTCGTATCATTAAGTAGGGCTATTGAACTTACTAATAATAAGAAAACAACATCTGGAGTATTGTTAGTTGATATAAATTTTAGTGGAATAGAGCAGATATGTAAAAATGCAAATATAGGAAAGTCAGGATATGTTTATTTAGTTGATAGAGAAGGCGAAATTATTTATCATCCTAGGCAGCAATTGATTTATTCAGATTTAATAGATGAAAATAATAAAATTGAAGCAGCTTATGATGATGGAAATCATATAGAAACTTTCAGAGGAGAAAAAAGATTAGTTACAGTTAAAACTGTTGGATACACTGGGTGGAAAATTGTTGGAATTACACCAATGTTAGATATTACTTCGGATTATTACCAAATGAGTATATTTGCTGTGTTCATTATGTCTTTCGCCATCTTTATACTTGTATTTCTTAATATGTTTGTTTCTTCGAGAATAGCTAACCCAATACGATTGTTAGAAAAGTGTGTGAAGAAATTGGAAAATGGAGTAAAAGATGTAGATATTTCGATAAGCGGATCATATGAAGTTCAGCATTTAGGGAAAGCAATTCGTTCTATGGTTAACCAAATGCATACACTTATGGACAACATAATGATTGAACAAGAATCAAAAAGAAAAAGTGAGCTTAATGCTCTTCAGGCACAAATTAATCCCCATTTTTTATATAACACATTGGACTCAATCATATGGATGATAGAAAATGAAAATTATGATGGCGCAATAATTATGGTAACTGCGTTAGCAAAACTTTTTAGAATAAGCTTAAGTAAAGGCAAAAATATAATAACAGTGAGAGATGAAATTGAGCATGCACGAAATTATTTGACCATACAAAATATACGGTATAAAAATAAATTCACATATAATATTGAAGTTGATGAGAAAGTTCTTAATTATGGAAGTATTAAATTAATTATTCAACCGCTAATTGAAAATGCAATTTATCATGGTATGGAATTTATGGGGGGAGATGGTGAGATTTTAGTAAAGGCATATGCAAAAGATAATGAGTTATATATTGATGTTGTAGATAACGGACTTGGAATGCTTCAAGATGTTGCAAATAGCCTTTTAACAGGTGAAAGCAAGATTGAAAAGAAGAGCTCTGGTATAGGATTGAAGAATGTTAATGAAAGAATACAACTATATTTTGGAAAGAGATATGGACTCGAAATTTATAGCGAGCCAGATGAAGGGACAACAGTTCGTATTCATATGCCATGTGTGGACTTTTATGAAATTAGAAAGAGGGAGGAAGATAAATAG